ACTGATTCGCCTTTTCTCGCATAATCATATAATCGTCGACCATTCACTTTAACAGCAGAATACATAGGAGGAATTTGTTGAATATCACCTGTGAAAGATAACATAGCTTCATCAATTTCTTTTTCTGTTAAAGGCTTGGTAATAGGACTTTTTGCCACAATTTCCCCACTTGCATCTTCTGTTTCTGTTGAAAATCCAAGGGTTATTTCCCCAACATATAGTTTATTGGATTCTTGCAAATACTCAACAACTTTTGTTGCTTTACCGACACAAATAGGCAATATGCCATCAACATCTGGGTCAAGTGTGCCACTATGTCCAACTTTTTTTGTTTTTAAGATTTTTCTTAACTGGAAAACACAATCATGACTTGTCATGCCACGTGGTTTCCATAGAGGGATAATTCCTTCCATTTGTCTTCTCCTACTCTTTTCATCATTTCCTCAATATTATAGCATACTTAAAGACCTAATTAGGATAAAAGCGATTGTAAACATAAAAAAAGGAGGCCGCCCTCCTTTTAGGTGTCTATTATAATTTCCATCCCCACTCATGTCTCATGGCGTCCATCAACTCAATCACTCGTTGACTGACTTCTCGACAATCAGGAACATGCTCTAAGTCTTTTTCACTAGCCAAATGATTTAACATATCCATCTCATAGGTAAATACATCTTTTCCATCGCCTGCTTCAATGACTTGTGTTGTTCCATCATTATAAAAGATATTGGCTGTTGTCGCTCTTGGAAAATCATTAATCATTAAATAGCCTTCATCACCTGTGACTAAAATTTGTTTTGGTAATCTTCCTCTAAACGATAACATCACACTAGCTAGTTCGTTATTTTTTGTTTTTAATGTAGTCACTGATTTTTCATCAACGCCACTTGGTGCCATGACAACCTCAGAAGAAACTAACTCAATGTCTGTCCCTAATAAATAAACAGCTGCTGATAAGGCATATGGTCCAATATCAAATAATGCCCCACCGCCTTTTTCTAATGAGAAAAATCGATTATTTACATCATATTCTTTACAACTACCAAATGTGATATTCGCCCCACTAATTTTACCTAACACATTTTGTTCTAATAAATGGCTCACTTCATGATACATTGGCATGAAGAATAATGTTACAGCTTCCAGTATAACCACGTGATACTTTTTCGCTAATTCAAATAACTCACGTGCTTGGTCAGCATTTAATACCATCACTTTTTCACATAATACATGTTTACCCTTTTCGATTGCTTTTTTAGCATAGTCATAATGCGTTTGATTTGGTGTTGCAATATAGACACACTCAAGGGTATCATCATTTAAAAACTCATCATAATCTGTGTAGCCATTATGTAATTGATGGGCTTCTTTAAACGTTTCAAGAGATCTTGGGTTACGATTATACACTGAATGGACCGTGTATTTTGACGTATCTACTTGCGTTACAAATTCTGTTGCAATCACACCTGTCCCAACTATTCCGATATTTTTTACCAATCGAATCGCCTCCTAATTAATCTAACCTTAGTGTATCATACTTCATTATTATGCGTTAATCATTCCTATTTTATGAAAAATTAAAAAGACCAGAAGAAATAAATTTTCCTCTAGTCTTTTTTAAATTAATCTTTATGCAATCCTCTTAATAGTTCATCAATATGATTTCCATATTCGACTGACTCATCTCTTGCAAAGGTAATTTCAGGTGTTTTATAGATACTTAATCTATGACCTAATTCACGACGAACTAATCCTGTCGCTTTATCCAATCCTTCTTGCGCTTTTTGCTTATCAGACGCTTTATCACTCAACAAGCTATAAAAAATAGTTGCTTCTTGTAAATCACCAGTTACTTTTACGTCAGTGATACTTACATCTTGTACACGTGGATCACGCACTTTTTTATGTAAAATATCATTCACTTCTTTTAATATTTCTTGAGCGACACGACGATCTCGGTAATTTGCCATATGCTTATCCTCCTCATATAAATGAGCTGAATTATTTTTTCACTTCTTCCATGATGAACCCTTCAATGACATCATCAACTTTTACGTCATTGTAATTTTCAAGAGTGGCACCACATTCAAATCCCATTTTTACCTCTTTTGCATCATCTTTAAATCGTTTCAAACTAGCTAGGTTACCTTCATGGATAACAATACCATCACGAATTAAACGAATACCACAATCACGACGAATGAAGCCTTCTGTTACGTAACATCCTGCAATTGTCCCAACTTTAGACACATTGTAAGTTTCACGAACTTGCATTTGTCCTGTAATTTTTTCAACAAATTCAGGATCAAGCATTCCTTTCATCGCTGTTTCAATTTCTTCGATAACTTTATAGATGATTCTGTGTAAACGAATATCGACTTGTTCTTGTTCTGCTTGTGTACGAGCTTGTGCTGTTGGACGAACATTAAAACCGACGATAATCGCATTACTTGCAGAAGCTAATGTAATATCACTTTCATTAATTGCCCCAACTGCTGAATGGACAATTTTCACACGAACGCCTTCAACATCAATTTTGGTTAAACTAGCAGCTAATGCTTCAGCTGACCCTTGAACGTCCGCTTTGATAATAACGTTAACTTCTTTCATTTCGCCATCTTTCAGACTTTCGAATAAGTTATC
This genomic stretch from Vagococcus sp. CY52-2 harbors:
- a CDS encoding Gfo/Idh/MocA family protein, giving the protein MVKNIGIVGTGVIATEFVTQVDTSKYTVHSVYNRNPRSLETFKEAHQLHNGYTDYDEFLNDDTLECVYIATPNQTHYDYAKKAIEKGKHVLCEKVMVLNADQARELFELAKKYHVVILEAVTLFFMPMYHEVSHLLEQNVLGKISGANITFGSCKEYDVNNRFFSLEKGGGALFDIGPYALSAAVYLLGTDIELVSSEVVMAPSGVDEKSVTTLKTKNNELASVMLSFRGRLPKQILVTGDEGYLMINDFPRATTANIFYNDGTTQVIEAGDGKDVFTYEMDMLNHLASEKDLEHVPDCREVSQRVIELMDAMRHEWGWKL
- the rbfA gene encoding 30S ribosome-binding factor RbfA produces the protein MANYRDRRVAQEILKEVNDILHKKVRDPRVQDVSITDVKVTGDLQEATIFYSLLSDKASDKQKAQEGLDKATGLVRRELGHRLSIYKTPEITFARDESVEYGNHIDELLRGLHKD